In Drosophila subpulchrella strain 33 F10 #4 breed RU33 chromosome X, RU_Dsub_v1.1 Primary Assembly, whole genome shotgun sequence, the DNA window AGCGATTGCATCTTCGATGAGCTCACCGCAATACCTAAACCTTATTACCTCTATAATTAGCCATGATGGGGGTGGCTCATTGTTGCTATTGGCAATGGCATTGGGGCGGTCTGATTAATTGATTGACTGATTGTTCAAATTTTTTGGGAATAAGAGTGGATGATTTCATTGAGGAGCGGTCTTTTACATTATAATAGTAGTATATCCCTTTACAAAGATAGTGATTTGAGAAGAGATAATGGAATAATTTGTATTCTATGGACAGacaacatttaaatatatattgatGATATGAAAGAAATTCTGATGACTGCAAATGTGTCATGGGTGGCATACAAAACATGTAAACACCCATTAATAAGAGTGGAAATATCATATTTAAGAGCGAAACATTCTTACAATACTGCTTACAAGTGATAAATGCAATGAAGGAATCTTCAAAATAATACATCTTTACTATCATTCAAACAATATGCATGGCTCAAAACAACTTTCTTAATATCATATCCTCAATGGCTAATCCTCATAACccattttcaaaacatttcTTTTTATGAAATCCTATTATCCGTAACCTCCTTATGAACACCCCCTCCACAATCAAAGTTGTTCaataagaattatttttaatggcGCCTGGCAATCCTGGATCTATTGACATTCaagctgctgttgttgttgttgtcgacTCGACCAAGATTCAGATTCAATTCTGATTTGAATTCCAAGAGAGGCTTCTGGGCCTCTCTCTCCTCTTCTCCCTCTctcccactctctctctctctctgagCGTTACTTACTTGCTTTGTTGTTGCCTTGCGTTTCAGTAAACCGTTCTGCCAGCGTGTGAGTTtgtgttttatgttttttgaGCTCTTTCTTCTGCCTTCTTTCTCCTTGCCTCCTTCTCTCTTTCTTCACTCGGTTTCTTCTGGCGTCACTTCGTCACTTCGGCACACAGAACATTAGAAGAAGAATTCTGCTACATTTCATCCGCGCAGTGTCTTCTGCCGCTCTCTTCGCTCTTCTCCCCTCCTTTTCTTGCTGCTTCGTTGTTTGTGATTCTCTTTCTTTTCTACGCTGACTTGGTTGTtgcgttgttttttttttgttaaaaagtGTCGACGCTTTTGAATTTCGGTTAACAGAATTAGAACAAATAATTGCACGGCACTTGCGAGTTGGGTAacgagaaaaaaaaacaaaacttaattTGACCGCTTattgtgtgtatgtgtgtagTTGGGGTTGTGATCCGTGGCACGCCGcgcacccaaaaaaaaatgcacaACAAACTCCTCCGGCAGTCAAACAGCAACTGAAATGGCCGAAACCATTGGAAATCCAATGGAGCAACGGTCAACGCAGATCACTTGTTGCCGAtggaaagagagagagagagagagagagagagagagcgagaatAGGGTTGTCAACAGCATACAAATATCAGATTATCCTAAATTAATTGCTAAATACCATTAATTTAGAGTCAATACTTAAAATACCTAAAAAACAaagaatgtttttaaaaaaaaccaagaAGTGTACATCttaagtattatttttatgcaagATCTCTAAAGAAAATTCCAATTGTTTGGTGTTTAAGTTTTTTGTAGAAACAAACATTAAAAACTACCTATGGACGGCACAAAAAATTAaacgttaaaaaaaattacaaaattattGAACATGAAACTAGTTATAAACACATATTTTTGGCTACTTGACAACTCTACTTGGGAGAGAGCTCAAAACCTGGCCAAAAGGCCGCGCTTGGGGCTGAAACAGGTTTACCCCATCTCACGCGCGTTTATTTTGTAATTGCCGGCAGTGTGACCAATTTGAAAACtataccaaaaataccaaacagtttttaagcattttaaaaaataattataccgCATATATTGTTATTTACCTAACTTTTCCTATCATTTCATTACGAGTGTATATTTGAAGAAACCAACTTGAATAAATTTACTAACGAATAAGTTTcaataagaaatttataaaaaaagtttactaTTAACTATATTCAAAACTATATAATGAATAGGCATGTGAATGAgttttataaacatttaaatttataggCACATTATTACAAAGGATAAGATTTCTGgcttaattatttaaaatagaaAATGGCAAGCTGAGTTCTCTGAAACTCTGAAGCTCCCAAGCTAAGCCAAACTCTAAACTTCAAGCAGTGCGAAGAACTGCTTGATAAAGCCCGCGCATTTGAATTCGATTTGATTTGTAAGACCAATTTACTTACTTTCGTTCTaactttttgaattttttgagTCTTAAGTTATTTATGATGAAATGTTAAGTTTAAATAGGGACTTATAGATTtcacaaattttatttatttattagggcgacagaaaaaaaaattgctacGATGACTACGGGAGGAGCGAGTGGTGATCGCTTCCTTAAATCTCCGGATAGGCACTGCCAATTAGGTTCTTTCCACGGTAGCGCCACGAATAGGTGACGATGCCGAACTTGCTGTTGCCCAGGGACACCGGACAGGTGCGATCCGGTCGCAGTTGGAAGCAGACCGTGTACAGGGCGAGCTCCAGTTCCGGAGAGGTGCCCACAAAGACCGTGTTCACTGGCTTGTTGAGTCCCTGGTGCGAGAACCGGATCTTAAGAATTTTTCCCTTCTGCAAATGGAAAAGATAACCAATTAAATGTTATACctattaataaaaacatttctaTATAGGTTTGATCCTTTCATCTTTTAACACATATATTTAAATCCCTAGAGATTAAAAGAGAGAGATCCCTTTTTAAAGACCACTCACCGTGCCAATGTCCTGCTCCTTCAGGTAACCCTTGTAGTCGAACCGGCCGTCCTTCTCCTCATCGCCAATGTAGACCCAGTTGTGGAACCCAATGATGGTGCCCTCCTTCACCTCGTAGACAAAGACGTGCTCGAAGCCGGAGCTGCCAATTTTGCCCTTGCCGCGGGAGTACTGTGTGAACCAGAGCTCCTTGACCAGGTCGCGGTGCGTCTTCGGATCGGGACCAACCACACCCTTCTGCTGCAGGAACAGCATGGCCTGGCGCATCACCGGGGTGGCCATCACCGCGTCCAGGAACTCGTTCTCCTCCTTGCGCTCGTTGGGGGTCACGTGCTCGTTGACCTGGGTGTCGTGCTCGTAGTTGTTGAACAACAGCCGCATTTTGGCGATTGTCGGGGACTCCAGGGCCTTCGGGTCCACATTTAGGAgtctttaataaattggtagttttaaaaaaaagttaagtTTAATTTTCAGAAATGGATGATACATTTTAACACTTGACCAAGCCTTCTACTTTCTAAAATCTTAATTTCTTCAaaacatttacattttaagaTGAATAACATTTGtataaataatactttttagcTAGAAACCGttgctttaaaaaatatgataaaTATGATTCATGACTATGACTACCtatgtatattattataagactcaaaaaaataatacgaaCTTTGGAATTTAACTACGGATTACTTACGGATTGGGTGCCTCATCGGCGCTGTCGATGGATCGCGTGCGTCCCTGCAGGTTCACCTGGATGTTTCCGATCTGGTTGTTGGTCTCCTTGGTGTACAGCTGCTCCGTCAGCTGGCGGATCTCGTCGTCGGTGGCCACCGAGTTGCCCGACGACTGGAAACCGGGTCGCACAGTGGTTGTGCTGCCATCGACCTTGTGTGGTCCCAAGGACACTCCATGGGCGGGTGTGGGCGGAACGGAGGGCGTGTGCGCGGATGAGGATGAGGGTGTGGGCACTGGTGTGGTCTTGGTGGGCGGATGCACTGGATGCTGGGGCGTCGGCAGCGGCGATTGCCAGGCCGAAGGAGATGCCGGCGTGGGTGTGGGCGAACCTGGTGGTGTCTTGGGCGCCGGCAAGGCGGGGAAGTCCTCCTTTTGGGATGGCCTTCGTGGTCCCGGCAGCACTGGGAACTCATCCTTCTGCTGCGGTGCCTTACCTGTGGTGCTCGTGATGGGCTTCTGGGTTGTGCTCGTAGTTGTGGTGGAGCTGGTGCTTATGCCCAGTCCAAAGCCAGGACGCCCTGTTCCTGCTCCCGTTGCGGGACCACCACCATAGCTCAGGTCATAGCTGTTCGGCTGGGGTTTCTGTGGTCTGTAGGGAGCAAAACCAGGTGGCAGACTGGGTGCTGCAGTCCCTCCCTGCAGCGGACGACCTTGAATGGGCTGCTGAGGtggctgctgcggtggctgctgcggTGGTTGCGGTGATCTTGTGCTGGTCGTCGGCCACTGGGGACCACTGGCCGGTGGTGGGGAGGCGCCAAAGGGCGAGGATCCCGGTGTATCTGGTCGCGGACCCAATGGCACCAGTGGAGCATGCGTGATGACCAGTGGCGGGGGTTTATGGGCCACAGTGGGTGTTACTACCACTGATTTTGCACTAGTGGCAGCTGGCGGAGCAATGGTGGTCGTCGTGGTGGTGGAATCACTGCCAAAGAACTTCTTGAAGCCGCCAAACCAACTGGATTTCTTGGTTGTCGTCTCCACAGCGTCTAGGGGATCCGGTGTGATTTGCACCTCGCTCTTGTAGGCAACTGATAGTGGATGAGTTGGGATTATATATGCCTGTAAGCCAAGTGAATCATTTGCCATTTCACCTACCTGACAGCTGAAAGTGCCCCACAAGAGCCAGGCACAAAAACAGTACGCTCAATGCCAGGCAGCGCATTTTGCTCGTTTTATTAGCACTTCGCCTTGGTTTACGACGATTTTTTCGATTTCTTCGATTATTTTTCACAGTTCGCAGACAACTCGACCAACCGAACGGAGACTCAGCAATCGACTGACTGACCGAGAGACTCCAGCTCGGCATCCGCCTGATCTTGGCAATCGcagctgatgttgctgctgtcgccggtgttgctgttgctgttgtagctgttgctgttgccgctgtcgtccgatttgtggttgttgttggttttatTAATGAGCCTACGCCGCAATCGTCGGCGGCGTGGGTTTTGCCTCCGCACAGGTACCCTTCCGCATTCGGAGTAGGCCATTTTAGTTTCGAAAATACTACAATTCATTTAttgaaaaaatgtttataattgtattttttattacatcTTAAACCAGAATTTGATAcgcaaaatatgaaaaattaaaaatttttataagaaatttaaaaaaactttccGAAAAATATAATTCTTAAAACGAAAAGTCACAGATTATCTtaaataaagtattttattaGAGAAATAATTCGTATAGTTTCTGGAACGGCACAGAGTTCTTTAAAGATGTCCTACATAAAGATTGGCTTAATTCTTTGAGTTTTGTAATGAGTAGTAGCATTTAGATTTTAAATTCAGCTTTTCTGATGTTTCAAAAGTTTCCTTAGTGGAAAACTTTTACTAAGGTCTgctaaatgcaaaatattacTACATTACCTAAACTGTCTCAGTTAAATTGTGGACATATATGTAAAACCccttaaaatacttttaatttgAGTTATATacaataaagtcatttcaaaggccataatatcatttttaaatgCTTAAACTCAAAGAAACCGTTCGATTTTACAGCTGTTCATGCATGTACAGTGTGCATTGTTCCCATACagtttataatattttcatttgaacCATAAAACACGACAGTCGTTAGAGCCGGACTACCTGGAACAGCGCTGAACTTGCCAGTGGATTCTGGAGGGACCTGCTTCAAGGGTTGGTCGAGGGTTATGGTCCATAATTACCTGAGCAGAACACTAATTGTCAAACAAAAAACCCGACTACTGCAGACAAAAATAGCCCCAAAAGAGCCAAACAAATGAGGGGGTAGTCCGAAATTTTATTTGCCTTCGGAAGTGGCTCACGTAAGCGATTAAAGCGAATTAAGCTTACATAATGCCTTCGAGCTCGGCTCTCTGATTCCAGTATtgttctgttctgttctgATCTGATCCGTTTCCTCCCTTCGCAAGACGACTCGACTCGATCCCAATTCCACTCCCCCTGTCCATTCAACAGCACTAATTAATTGCACTCGTGAGGGAGGGAGCGGTGCGGACTTAGCTGGCATTTCAttctaataaataataatgaaacTGAAAACTCAGTGCTCAAATCTGGGGCTTATCGCCCCAGGGAAAGGCCACTGGCAAAGGTTATGTTTTTGTGTGCTCCATTTGAGCAAACAGCGATAGTGGGTCCAAAAAGCTCTCCAAGGCACATTTGAATCTCTTGAACGCTGAGAAGATTACCAACCTATGCGTGATCCCTTGAAAATTTCAGCAATGCAATTAAATTAGAACTTAGGATGATTAAGGTTAACGAAAAGAAAATTAAGTGCTAAGATACACCATTTCTAACGACTAGAAGGTATTTTTTAGAGGACTGTCTTAATTGCTTTATAATTGCTGATGAGGTTTTGTTTTCCCGTAACATAATTCATTTACTGTTGATTTTCTATTCTAAGTTCAGCAATAAACTGAAGAGTTTTTATATGGCTTGATTGTAACTACGCTATTGCAATTTTCCTAAGAAGTTTGTTATTTAGATTAAAGCTAAAACCAAAATTTAATCCAAATTTTATTTGTCAACTTTGCTAGTTTGATATTATTTGAGTTTTATGTTGAAtaaaatctaaatctaaatATTATATTCTGTTATTAATATTGTAAACTGAGTTTTGGTTTTGGGAGAATGCGGTAGATAATTGCTTTTATTCTCGATGAGCTTTTATTATATGTAACTTATATAAAGGtcattttttcttaatttccTTGATATTTTCAATTTAGTAAACAATATGATACGAAATAATTGAATTGCATTTGTCATCGATCAAGTAAAAACGAGGGAGAAGGAAAGTGAAAGGCTGTCAGAATGTGTATGGCCTACTTTTAGGCTGCTGAAAAGTTACATTTCCTCACAAAAAATCCTAAGAGTCTTTGCAAcgaactaaaaaaaatgttccaaAAATGTGTGGATTATGTTATCTTTGTTTggttatattataaaaataaacacaatatATGTAATAACAAAGaatatagaagaaattttattACACAAACAGTAAAACAGAGGGTAGAAAAAGTAAGGCATAGTCAAGGACTTCTTGACTAGATCCCTTGCCGATCGTCAGACGCTCTTGTTTATCAGCTTCTTGCGAATGGTCTCATCTAGCGGTGGAATCGCTTCGCGTGGAATCAGGAAGGTGGATAGGTTAAACAGATCCAGAAACACCTTATAGCGATCactgaaacaaaaacaaaagggGGTGGATTAGAGGTCACTGAACTCCACGCAGACAGATCTACGATGATCACCTGAGAGTAGAGCGCAGATATTGATAGCCGGACGATCCACCAGTTCCCAGCTGCTGGGATCCAATCATGCGTTGCACCATGATCACGTGATTATCTGTGGCGGGAGTAGAAAGTAGTAGGTCAGGGAAAACACCATGATACATGTATCATACATTTTTAGGCCTAAAAATAAAGGGTTAGTTAAGaactaaatttaaatcaattgcCAGAACTAAAACTTTGTTATCATCCTAAAGGAGTGTACTGACTTAAGATACACcgataaaaatataattttctattCTAGTAGATTAGGAAAGATACATCCAAATGTGTTAAAGAGACACTTAAAACAGGTTTCTAAAATAATACTGTTATTATCACTCACATCTCCACTTGGTGATCAGCGAATCGATGTCCATCAGCAGGGTGAGCAGCTGGTGTGGCTGGCTGAACCTTGGTTCATCCCGGTAGAAGGTGATCATGATGGCGCCCTGGAGGGCTCGATGGCTAAACCGGCGATCACCGCGACGCACCAGCGCATCGTGGACCGCCGGATCGAAGATGGAGCGGTACACCTCGCGCCGCTTCTCGATGTCCATGAGACGATAGTTCTTGGCCTTCTCCACCGGCTCCAGCAGGGCGCTCTGAACCTGAGCCTCCAGGAATCGATCCACGCTCTCCTGGAACTTGGCCCAGAAGTTAAAGCCGCTCTCCTCGAGGCCCGGCGTCCTCTCCAGCCAGCGCTGCACTAGCTCCAGCAGCGAGGGTTCCTTCTCCGAACTGCGGATCGCATTCCGCGCCCCATCGTCACTGAAGACATCCGAGTACTTCTGGTTGTACCTCACCCGCTGCTCCGTCAGCACACCCAGCTTGTTCTCGATCAGGCGGAACTGCAGCGACTGGAAGCCGGAGGCGGGGGCCAGGTACTTGCGGAAGTCCATGAAGTCCAACGGTGTCATTGTCTCCAGAATGGGCACCTGGTCCACCAGAAGCTATAAAAAGAacacaatattattattattacataCATATCTTAGGAATATTATAGTTAAGACTATAAATTAACACAAGGTTTATTATGAAGCTAAAGGTTCAAAGGGCCTGAAGCTCACCTAAATAATAGGTTGGTAATTtgtgttattttttaatgttacAGCTTGgttatttagtatttttttgaaGGATTTGATATATAGTGGATAGAGGGGCATATATAGGGTATAgagtatatttaaaataaataaacaccCAAATTGATGGAATCGTAatcgaaaatattttaaatgactATGAAATTCTAGAATTTACTAAGTGCTTTTAggaaattaaagtttttatcAGTGTGCCTTAATATTACAGCATATAATACAAAGTAGATGCAATTCTCAAACattttgttgttaatttttCCTTGGAACAAAAGATCTCACCTTCAGAATGAGAACCACTCGGTTCAGTCGCTTGACGATCTCCAGGGTCTTGGTCTCGTCGATGACCTCTGCATCCAACATGTCCCGTATAGAGTCGAACTCGAAGATGATCTGCTTGAACCAAAGCTCATAGGCTTTTCGTGGAAATAGAGGACCACATTAAAAGATCTGTATTTGGTTTATTAAATACCAATTCCACTCACCCTGGTGCGTGATAATAAACAGGTGCTCATCGTGGACAGGTCGCTTGTCCTCCTCCGAGAGCATACACTGGGCATCCAGGAGTTTGTCCAGCATCAGGTACTCCCCATAGATTTTACCCACCTCCGTGGTTAGGGGCACCGCTGAATCATCGTGGTCGTTTCTGGGGGGTGGGGGATGCTTGGTATTGGAAATCTGATTTCTACGGACCGCACGTGGTCGTGCTCACCCGTTTCCTGCGTAGGGACAGCTCATGGTCGCTCCCAAATCGTGGCTGGTTGACCGGCGGACGCTGGCTAACTGAAGCGGTCGCGGACCGGAGACGAGACCCCAGCAAACCGATAACCGAGAGCCGCAGAGAGAGCCCAGATCGGTCCATTCATTTCAGTTCCGACTGATTGCACAGTCGGCGATCTGATCCCAGATAGGCTGTGAATTATCAAGCGCTGGAGGTGAAAGTGCGACGCACACAAATCTTTTGACCAGAGTACAATTTACTGAGAAGTACCAAAACTCAATCGTAAACATTGGGTTTTCCCCAGCCTTTTCAACTAACAATCAAGCCAAAAACTTTATACTAAGCCACACCAAAGACAAAAACAAGATGGAACGGTATAATCGAGAGCCTCGCCTATTATATACCACTTACTCAGCTAACCTACTAAACTTACAAACTATTGGTACGACTTAATCATTTTCCGGGAAATTTATTTCTTGGccaatttttcatttttttaaaggggttacatcatctttttttgcgaaaaatgaaaaattttcaGGTTGGAATGCCAATagattggaaattaagcaacgagctcaacgaggtatgacattcctcattctgacttatatttttgttatggcagccaaaaaacggaatttttagggcaaaaaaaTGGCTTCAGATTTTCgtcaaaaatacgagattctgattttttcaaaaaggcaaaatttttttcggtttttccgACGTAGTTCAGCCAAATCAAGTCGTACAgcaaaaagaccgactgttatgagcagcttgctaaatatgctaacgatcctcatcactttaaggaaaatttattttttgaccaattttcgcatATTTTGTTACATCatctttttttgcgaaaaatgacaaaaatgaaaaattttcaGGTTAGAATGCCAATagattggaaattaagcaacgagttcaacgaggtatgacattcctcattctgacttatatttttgttatggCAGCCAAAAAACGGAATTTTTAGGGCGAAAAAATGGCTTCAGATTTTCGTCAAAAATATGAGAttcatttttttgtcaaaaattcgacattttttttcggttttttcatcgtagtttagccaaatcaagtcGTACAgcaaaaagaccgactgttttgagcagctggctaaatatgctaacgatccccatcactttaggaaaaatttatttttgacaaattttctcATATTTTATGGGGGTTGGcatcagtttttttttgtggaaaatgtgaaaaattaaaactttcCAGCTTCGATtgccaatggattggaaattaaacatCGAGCttaacgaggtatgacattcctcgtTCTGACGTTAAGTGGCATTTTAGCAGCCAAAACACTGATTATTTAATGCGGAATATTGGTTTCAGACGTTTGTCAAAAAAACTCCTTTGTTTTGCGGTTTTTCAGGTGTAGGGACTGACTAACAATCCCATATCAATTTTATATGGAACTGCGGTTGATACGACAGCGATCTGGTTTATATAGGTAATCTAACAAATTGTTTGCTCTTTAGAAATAGGTCAAGGTTGTAGAAAAGCAATCAAAATGGAACTAAATTTGATAACTTGGAGCTTGTTTTCATTTGATTGCACCATAAACAGCGTTTAGTAAACAAACCAATTTACTTGAGAACATTGCGGATAATTTAAGCTTTCCCTTCCCAAAAAAGAACCTATTAACATGCttatcatttttatatatctcatATATTTCTGGTTTtcctttttgtttaaaatttatttttgagtcATTGGCTCAGTCATATACTTGTTGAAATTTGTTATATACTTGTGCCGTTCGCATCAATTCACACATCGATCCATCGCTTACATCATCttggttgttgttttttttggtttttgtttctttttcttATTTTGGATTTGTTGTTGTCCGCCCCACATCCATATATCGTGATGTTGGGGCATTAATATCCGatcttatttatattatttcatACACAATATCTGTTGTTGTTCTATCTTAACTTTCTGCATGTCCAAAAGCGCAACTCAACATCTCAAAGAAATCATTCGAATAGGATACTATCGATGTAAGTGtctaaatatatgtatatcggtttttaattatataattttcaaCTACTTTTGCATAGAAAAAATCGAGTTACATTTGGAG includes these proteins:
- the LOC119557291 gene encoding poly(U)-specific endoribonuclease homolog, whose translation is MRCLALSVLFLCLALVGHFQLSVAYKSEVQITPDPLDAVETTTKKSSWFGGFKKFFGSDSTTTTTTIAPPAATSAKSVVVTPTVAHKPPPLVITHAPLVPLGPRPDTPGSSPFGASPPPASGPQWPTTSTRSPQPPQQPPQQPPQQPIQGRPLQGGTAAPSLPPGFAPYRPQKPQPNSYDLSYGGGPATGAGTGRPGFGLGISTSSTTTTSTTQKPITSTTGKAPQQKDEFPVLPGPRRPSQKEDFPALPAPKTPPGSPTPTPASPSAWQSPLPTPQHPVHPPTKTTPVPTPSSSSAHTPSVPPTPAHGVSLGPHKVDGSTTTVRPGFQSSGNSVATDDEIRQLTEQLYTKETNNQIGNIQVNLQGRTRSIDSADEAPNPLLNVDPKALESPTIAKMRLLFNNYEHDTQVNEHVTPNERKEENEFLDAVMATPVMRQAMLFLQQKGVVGPDPKTHRDLVKELWFTQYSRGKGKIGSSGFEHVFVYEVKEGTIIGFHNWVYIGDEEKDGRFDYKGYLKEQDIGTKGKILKIRFSHQGLNKPVNTVFVGTSPELELALYTVCFQLRPDRTCPVSLGNSKFGIVTYSWRYRGKNLIGSAYPEI
- the LOC119556406 gene encoding tryptophan 2,3-dioxygenase → MSCPYAGNGNDHDDSAVPLTTEVGKIYGEYLMLDKLLDAQCMLSEEDKRPVHDEHLFIITHQAYELWFKQIIFEFDSIRDMLDAEVIDETKTLEIVKRLNRVVLILKLLVDQVPILETMTPLDFMDFRKYLAPASGFQSLQFRLIENKLGVLTEQRVRYNQKYSDVFSDDGARNAIRSSEKEPSLLELVQRWLERTPGLEESGFNFWAKFQESVDRFLEAQVQSALLEPVEKAKNYRLMDIEKRREVYRSIFDPAVHDALVRRGDRRFSHRALQGAIMITFYRDEPRFSQPHQLLTLLMDIDSLITKWRYNHVIMVQRMIGSQQLGTGGSSGYQYLRSTLSDRYKVFLDLFNLSTFLIPREAIPPLDETIRKKLINKSV